A single genomic interval of Oceanithermus profundus DSM 14977 harbors:
- a CDS encoding 2-hydroxyacid dehydrogenase, giving the protein MRLAVADDVRPDYLSGLPGGVEVVRFPLEGAPGPEVLAAEFVVPTRRPMAEALERMPNLRVVQTISAGVDWVLPFVPEGVTLADARGVHDVAVSEWVLTALLVATKRVPELVERQGAAAWDGGFRPGELWGQTVLILGYGSIGRAVEARLAPFGVRVLRLARRPRAGVRTLEAMPELLPHADAVVLLLPLTPATRGLVDAAFLERMKPGALLVNAGRGALVDTGALLEALRAGRVRAALDVTDPEPLPQDHPLWRAPGVWITPHLAGSSPRLRARGFALVRAQVARYLRGAPLFNVVREGY; this is encoded by the coding sequence GTGCGCCTTGCGGTGGCGGATGACGTGCGGCCGGACTACCTGAGCGGGCTTCCCGGCGGCGTGGAGGTCGTGCGCTTTCCCCTGGAAGGGGCGCCGGGCCCGGAGGTCCTGGCCGCCGAGTTCGTGGTGCCCACCCGCCGGCCGATGGCCGAGGCCCTGGAGCGGATGCCCAACCTGCGCGTGGTGCAGACGATCTCGGCGGGGGTGGACTGGGTGCTGCCCTTCGTGCCCGAAGGGGTGACGCTCGCCGACGCCCGCGGCGTCCACGACGTGGCCGTGAGCGAGTGGGTGCTGACCGCGTTGCTCGTGGCCACCAAACGCGTGCCCGAGCTGGTGGAACGTCAAGGGGCGGCCGCGTGGGACGGCGGCTTCCGGCCGGGCGAGCTCTGGGGGCAGACCGTGCTGATCCTCGGCTACGGCTCCATCGGCCGGGCGGTCGAGGCGCGGCTCGCGCCCTTCGGGGTGCGCGTCCTGCGCCTCGCCCGCCGGCCGCGCGCCGGGGTGCGCACCCTGGAGGCGATGCCGGAGCTGCTGCCGCACGCCGACGCCGTGGTGCTGCTGCTGCCGCTCACCCCGGCGACCCGGGGGCTGGTGGACGCCGCCTTCCTGGAGCGGATGAAGCCCGGCGCCCTGCTCGTCAACGCCGGCCGCGGCGCCCTGGTGGACACGGGCGCGCTCTTGGAGGCGCTGCGCGCCGGCCGCGTGCGCGCCGCGCTCGACGTGACCGATCCCGAACCCCTGCCCCAGGACCACCCGCTCTGGCGCGCGCCCGGGGTCTGGATCACCCCGCACCTGGCCGGCAGCTCGCCGCGGCTGCGGGCGCGCGGCTTCGCCCTGGTGCGGGCGCAGGTGGCGCGCTACCTGCGCGGCGCGCCGCTGTTCAACGTGGTCCGCGAAGGCTACTGA
- a CDS encoding DUF2325 domain-containing protein — MDFDLKRFLRERYQVSGLVAPGRFESELAKRIGTPKKRKPVLAAWQAYLGEPGREAVRRFYGRTLEPGPHRLEALVYALHYPFLQFYARVVPELLPAGGRVLEVGAYTGALVHALALQRPELEWHALEPLPEAVRRGEGVGRELGLEVRWHTDWWETFEPAEPYDAVLLLSVLPEGYLRTDLPPEFEDDAAFYRAFELCERLERLGRVLAPGGRVLYGHGPFLGKHPAAFERLLEAMGFEEVERHGSGDYVLIGARRGATLRDARSLGARRPAPDAPAEEPPADRGARARAALAAGDARAALELLEGVEGDEAAELRGRALAALGRWREAEAALVQAAGEEARDLRARALVELGRGAEALERLERRAARDPERLRLLARAYAQAGREADALRAFARLESERPPELEAVLERFSEKLFRDLRAGRLAEVSRRVEFAEDLSRDFLTRELLYLGLHAALGQRLWARAERYARRLYDLGEVSGAVGLALAHLRIRDVDEVETIEQADLEAVEPYLTDAVARSEEPLALMALGRLRYEQGRYEEARRLLEQAARAARGAPVGAAYRLLAEVLERLEAPLPQVLGAHKRAHAFHPYPPGRLLELAERAAEAGEEVLAREFLGALRETGLAELPRARTGDLVRLIEALEGAWEAFRVLWDALARTPGAGPEALEQAYRLSRPFAAEEEAERALTAYVGALNQQGRAQEALAVLEAEVERRPHVLGLLFDLAEQYERLGRFTEAQAVWKRALEAAYYQEKDLELAREVLRNLLFLNPHDPELELYLAELKATSAKLAELEGAPDALAGQTPKSVMTADLPRFSGEYLIVLGGHTQLRSRLKPRLEELGLRVDWFDSDSTTAARESLRRIQSRLSRAHGVIIVSSYVGHDLSEPVRAEALARGVPVYITPGRARGVTGLVRALAEFAPEIIKKAIG; from the coding sequence ATGGACTTCGATCTCAAGCGCTTCCTGCGCGAGCGGTACCAGGTTTCCGGGCTGGTGGCTCCGGGCCGTTTCGAAAGCGAGCTGGCCAAGCGCATCGGCACCCCGAAGAAGCGCAAGCCGGTCCTCGCCGCCTGGCAGGCCTACCTCGGCGAGCCCGGCCGCGAGGCGGTGCGAAGATTTTACGGGCGGACGCTCGAGCCGGGACCGCACCGGCTCGAGGCCCTGGTCTACGCCCTGCACTACCCCTTCCTGCAGTTCTACGCGCGCGTGGTGCCCGAACTGCTGCCCGCGGGCGGCCGCGTTCTCGAGGTGGGGGCCTACACCGGAGCGCTCGTGCACGCGCTGGCGCTGCAGCGCCCCGAGCTGGAGTGGCACGCCCTCGAGCCCCTGCCCGAGGCCGTGCGCCGCGGCGAGGGGGTGGGCCGGGAGCTGGGGCTCGAGGTCCGCTGGCACACGGACTGGTGGGAGACGTTCGAGCCCGCGGAACCCTACGACGCGGTGCTGCTGCTCTCGGTCCTCCCCGAGGGCTACCTGCGCACCGACCTGCCCCCCGAGTTCGAAGACGACGCCGCGTTCTACCGCGCCTTCGAGCTCTGCGAGCGCCTCGAGCGGCTGGGGCGGGTGCTCGCGCCCGGCGGCCGGGTCCTCTACGGCCACGGCCCCTTCCTGGGCAAGCACCCCGCCGCCTTCGAGCGCCTGCTGGAGGCGATGGGCTTCGAGGAGGTGGAGCGGCACGGTTCCGGCGACTACGTGCTGATCGGCGCCCGCCGCGGAGCGACGCTGCGCGACGCGCGGTCCCTGGGCGCGCGCCGCCCCGCGCCGGACGCCCCCGCGGAGGAGCCGCCGGCGGACCGCGGTGCGCGGGCGCGGGCGGCGCTGGCCGCCGGCGACGCGCGGGCAGCGCTGGAGCTGCTCGAGGGCGTGGAGGGCGACGAGGCCGCGGAGCTGCGCGGCCGGGCGCTGGCGGCGCTGGGGCGCTGGCGCGAGGCCGAGGCGGCGCTGGTCCAGGCCGCCGGCGAGGAGGCCCGCGACCTGCGGGCGCGGGCGCTGGTCGAGCTGGGCCGCGGAGCCGAGGCGCTGGAGCGGCTCGAACGCCGGGCGGCGCGCGACCCCGAGCGGCTGCGGCTCCTCGCCCGGGCGTACGCCCAGGCGGGCCGGGAAGCCGACGCGCTGCGCGCCTTCGCCCGGCTCGAGAGCGAGCGTCCCCCCGAGCTCGAGGCGGTGCTCGAGCGTTTCTCGGAGAAGCTGTTCCGCGACCTGCGCGCGGGGCGGCTGGCCGAGGTGAGCCGCCGGGTGGAGTTCGCCGAGGACCTCTCGCGCGACTTCCTCACCCGCGAGCTGCTCTACCTGGGCCTGCACGCGGCGCTGGGGCAGCGGCTCTGGGCGCGCGCGGAGCGTTACGCCCGCCGCCTCTACGACCTGGGCGAGGTCAGCGGCGCGGTGGGGCTGGCGCTCGCGCACCTGCGCATCCGCGACGTGGACGAGGTCGAGACGATCGAGCAGGCCGACCTGGAGGCCGTCGAGCCCTACCTGACCGACGCGGTGGCGCGCAGCGAGGAACCGCTGGCGCTGATGGCGCTGGGGCGGTTGCGCTACGAACAGGGGCGGTACGAGGAGGCGCGCCGGCTCCTGGAGCAGGCGGCGCGGGCCGCGCGCGGGGCTCCGGTGGGGGCCGCCTACCGGCTGCTGGCCGAAGTGCTCGAGCGCCTCGAGGCCCCGCTGCCCCAGGTGCTGGGGGCGCACAAACGGGCCCACGCCTTCCACCCTTACCCGCCGGGCCGCCTGCTCGAGCTCGCGGAGCGGGCCGCCGAGGCGGGGGAGGAGGTGCTGGCGCGCGAGTTCCTGGGCGCCCTGCGCGAGACCGGCCTGGCCGAGCTGCCGCGGGCGCGCACCGGCGACCTGGTGCGCCTGATCGAGGCCCTGGAGGGCGCGTGGGAGGCCTTCCGGGTCCTGTGGGACGCGCTCGCGCGCACGCCCGGCGCCGGACCCGAGGCGCTGGAACAGGCCTACCGGCTCTCGCGCCCCTTCGCCGCCGAGGAGGAAGCGGAGCGCGCCTTGACCGCCTACGTGGGGGCGCTCAACCAGCAGGGGCGCGCGCAGGAGGCGCTGGCGGTGCTCGAAGCCGAGGTCGAGCGCCGGCCCCACGTGCTCGGCCTCCTCTTCGACCTGGCCGAACAGTACGAACGCCTCGGGCGCTTCACCGAGGCGCAGGCCGTCTGGAAGCGCGCCCTTGAGGCCGCCTACTACCAGGAGAAGGACCTGGAGCTGGCGCGCGAGGTGCTGCGCAACCTCCTCTTCCTCAACCCCCACGACCCCGAGCTCGAGCTCTACCTCGCCGAGCTGAAGGCGACCTCGGCCAAGCTCGCCGAGCTCGAAGGCGCCCCCGACGCGCTCGCGGGGCAGACCCCCAAGAGCGTGATGACCGCGGACCTGCCGCGCTTTTCGGGGGAGTACCTGATCGTCCTCGGCGGCCACACCCAGCTGCGCAGCCGCCTCAAGCCGCGGCTCGAAGAGCTGGGCCTCAGGGTCGACTGGTTCGACTCCGACTCCACCACCGCGGCGCGCGAGAGCCTGCGCCGCATCCAGAGCCGGCTGAGCCGCGCCCACGGGGTGATCATCGTCAGTTCCTACGTGGGGCACGACCTCTCCGAGCCGGTCCGGGCCGAGGCGCTGGCCCGGGGCGTGCCGGTCTACATCACCCCCGGCCGCGCCCGCGGGGTGACCGGGCTGGTGCGCGCCCTCGCGGAGTTCGCCCCCGAGATCATCAAGAAGGCGATCGGCTAG
- a CDS encoding Glu/Leu/Phe/Val family dehydrogenase, whose translation MKSEPLSYLPSGDQGPWGIYLEQVERVTPYLGKLKYWVDTLKRPKRILIVDVPIHLDDGTVVHFEGYRVQHNTSRGPAKGGVRYHQDVTLSEVMALAAWMSIKNAAVGLPYGGGKGGIRLDPRQLSPSELERVTRRFTSEIGILIGPKKDIPAPDVGTGQREMAWMMDTYSMNVGSTTPGVVTGKPIAIGGSLGRQDATGNGVFFTAAAAAEKIGLPIEGSRVVIQGFGNVGNAAARAFYDHGAKIVAIADVTGAIYNEEGIDPYDLIRYVAESETRGVRGYPKAEPLPAAELFAVPCEFLVPAALERVITEQNAHKVQTKIVVEGANGPTTPAADDILAERGVVVVPDVLANAGGVTVSYFEWVQDFNSYFWTEEEINQNLERVLREAFEAVWQVAQDRKVLLRTAAYIVAATRILEARALRGLYP comes from the coding sequence ATGAAGAGCGAACCGTTGTCCTACCTGCCGTCCGGCGACCAAGGCCCCTGGGGGATCTACCTGGAACAGGTCGAGCGCGTCACCCCCTACCTGGGCAAGCTGAAGTACTGGGTCGACACCCTGAAGCGGCCCAAGCGGATCCTGATCGTCGACGTGCCCATCCACCTCGACGACGGCACCGTGGTTCACTTCGAAGGCTACCGGGTCCAGCACAACACTTCGCGCGGGCCCGCCAAGGGGGGCGTGCGCTACCACCAGGACGTGACGCTTTCCGAGGTGATGGCGCTGGCGGCCTGGATGAGCATCAAGAACGCGGCCGTGGGGCTGCCCTACGGCGGCGGCAAGGGCGGGATCCGCCTCGACCCGCGGCAGCTCTCCCCCTCGGAGCTCGAGCGCGTCACCCGCCGCTTCACCTCCGAGATCGGCATCCTCATCGGCCCCAAGAAGGACATCCCCGCGCCCGACGTGGGCACCGGCCAGCGCGAGATGGCCTGGATGATGGACACCTACTCGATGAACGTGGGCTCGACCACCCCCGGCGTGGTCACCGGCAAGCCGATCGCCATCGGCGGCTCGCTGGGCCGGCAGGACGCGACCGGCAACGGGGTCTTCTTCACCGCCGCCGCGGCGGCCGAGAAGATCGGCCTGCCCATCGAGGGCAGCCGCGTGGTGATCCAGGGCTTCGGTAACGTGGGCAACGCCGCGGCGCGCGCCTTCTACGACCACGGCGCCAAGATCGTGGCCATCGCCGACGTGACCGGGGCGATCTACAACGAGGAGGGCATCGACCCCTATGACCTGATCCGTTACGTGGCGGAGTCGGAGACGCGCGGGGTGCGCGGCTACCCGAAGGCCGAGCCGCTGCCCGCCGCCGAGCTCTTCGCGGTGCCCTGCGAGTTCCTGGTCCCGGCGGCGCTGGAGCGCGTCATTACCGAGCAGAATGCCCACAAGGTGCAAACCAAGATCGTCGTCGAGGGCGCGAACGGCCCCACGACGCCGGCGGCCGACGACATCCTCGCCGAGCGCGGCGTCGTCGTCGTTCCCGACGTCCTCGCCAACGCCGGCGGCGTGACGGTCTCCTACTTCGAGTGGGTGCAGGACTTCAACTCCTACTTCTGGACCGAGGAGGAGATCAACCAGAACCTCGAGCGCGTCCTGCGCGAGGCCTTCGAGGCCGTCTGGCAGGTGGCGCAGGACCGCAAGGTGCTCCTGCGCACGGCCGCCTACATCGTGGCGGCGACGCGCATCCTCGAGGCGCGGGCGCTGCGCGGCCTCTACCCCTGA
- the efp gene encoding elongation factor P yields MISVTDLRPGTKVEMDGALWECVDYQHQKIGRGGAKVVAKFKNLETGATVERTFNSGEKLKDIFVEAREMQYLYPEGDDLVLMDLETYEQYHVPKAAAGEAGKFLKEGITLIADVYDGRVIKVTPPTVVELEVTEAPPGIKGDTASGGSKPATLETGAVVNVPLFIEAGEVIKIDTRTGEYAGRA; encoded by the coding sequence ATGATCAGCGTAACCGACCTGAGACCCGGCACCAAGGTGGAGATGGACGGCGCCCTGTGGGAGTGCGTCGACTATCAGCACCAGAAGATCGGCCGCGGCGGCGCCAAGGTGGTGGCCAAGTTCAAGAACCTCGAGACCGGCGCCACCGTCGAGCGCACCTTCAACTCCGGCGAGAAGCTGAAGGACATCTTCGTCGAGGCGCGGGAGATGCAGTACCTCTACCCCGAGGGCGACGATCTGGTGCTCATGGACCTCGAGACCTACGAGCAGTACCACGTCCCCAAGGCGGCCGCGGGCGAGGCCGGGAAGTTCCTCAAGGAAGGCATCACCCTGATCGCCGACGTCTACGACGGCCGGGTGATCAAGGTCACGCCGCCCACCGTCGTCGAGCTCGAGGTCACCGAGGCCCCGCCCGGCATCAAGGGCGACACCGCCTCGGGCGGTTCCAAGCCCGCCACCCTCGAGACCGGAGCGGTGGTCAACGTCCCGCTCTTCATCGAGGCCGGCGAGGTCATCAAGATCGACACCCGCACCGGCGAGTACGCCGGCCGGGCCTAG
- a CDS encoding GNAT family N-acetyltransferase, which produces MARPLAAAPDWPHCGRVTLKPFAYGLTAEEWRGFWESFRDPEIAEWNGNRPLRMPLWLFKRVVQGEIKRGDRLGFVVLDEHGDWLGTLELYEMKGREATLGIILGRKDRWGQGYGREAVRALLDYAFGTLGLERVKLRTFSHNLRARRAFAAAGFREVGVEALPGGKQDTLMEVRKEEWRAPCGGG; this is translated from the coding sequence ATGGCACGCCCGCTCGCCGCCGCGCCCGACTGGCCGCACTGCGGTCGGGTCACCCTCAAGCCCTTCGCTTACGGCCTCACGGCCGAGGAATGGCGCGGGTTCTGGGAGAGCTTCCGCGATCCCGAGATCGCGGAGTGGAACGGCAACCGCCCGCTGCGGATGCCGCTGTGGCTCTTCAAGCGGGTGGTGCAGGGGGAGATCAAGCGCGGCGACCGCCTGGGCTTCGTCGTCCTCGACGAGCACGGCGACTGGCTGGGCACCCTCGAGCTCTACGAGATGAAGGGGCGCGAGGCCACCCTGGGCATCATCCTGGGCCGCAAGGACCGCTGGGGGCAGGGGTACGGCCGCGAGGCGGTGCGGGCGCTGCTCGACTACGCCTTCGGCACCCTGGGGCTCGAGCGCGTCAAGCTGCGCACCTTCAGCCACAACCTGCGGGCGCGGCGCGCCTTCGCCGCGGCGGGTTTCCGCGAGGTGGGCGTGGAGGCGTTGCCCGGGGGGAAGCAGGACACCCTGATGGAAGTGCGAAAGGAGGAGTGGCGTGCGCCTTGCGGTGGCGGATGA
- the tkt gene encoding transketolase: MTQETPIEKLAINALRFLAADAVEAAKSGHPGMPMGAAPMAYVLWHDFLKHNPADPRWPDRDRFVLSAGHGSMLLYALLHLSGYDLPLEELKRFRQWGSKTPGHPEYGHTPGVEVTTGPLGQGISTAVGLALAEFKLAAEFNRERFQIVDHHTYVIASDGDLMEGVASEASSLAGHWKLGKLIVLWDDNRISIDGSTSLAFSEDVLARYKAYGWQTLIVEDGNDTGEIRAAIEVARAHTAAPTLIAVRTHIGFGSPKQDTPDAHGAPLGEEALAAAREKLGWPYGPFEIPEEVYAHYRRALDKGLAAQEAWEQRFEAYSWEFPELGEEFTRRVVQGALPAGWRERLPRFEADAKVATRKASGQVLAALSPHLPELLGGSADLTPSNNTKAPDMADFSPENPTGRYIHYGVREHAMGAILNGLALHGGFRPYGGTFLVFSDYMRGAVRLAALMGTPVVYVWTHDSIAIGEDGPTHQPVEHLMSLRALPNLWVIRPADAAETAVAWRMALERTSGPTALILTRQGLPVLDRGRYAPAEEALKGGYVLSEPSDPPRGVLVATGSEVALALAAQERLAAEGLPVRVVSLPCFEAFEAQDAAYRRAVLPPELPALAVEAGATLGWERYADEVIGLDRFGASAPGEVVYRELGFTAEHVAERMKALLER; encoded by the coding sequence ATGACGCAAGAAACCCCCATCGAAAAGCTTGCGATCAACGCGCTAAGGTTCCTGGCCGCCGACGCGGTGGAGGCGGCGAAGTCGGGCCACCCGGGCATGCCCATGGGCGCGGCGCCGATGGCCTACGTGCTCTGGCACGACTTCCTCAAGCACAACCCCGCCGACCCGCGCTGGCCCGACCGCGACCGCTTCGTGCTCTCGGCGGGCCACGGCTCGATGCTGCTCTACGCGCTCTTGCACCTCAGCGGCTACGACCTGCCGCTCGAGGAGCTGAAGCGCTTCCGCCAGTGGGGTTCGAAGACGCCGGGCCACCCCGAGTACGGCCACACCCCGGGCGTCGAGGTGACGACCGGGCCCCTGGGGCAGGGGATCAGCACCGCCGTGGGGCTGGCCCTCGCCGAGTTCAAGCTCGCGGCCGAGTTCAACCGCGAGCGTTTCCAGATCGTCGACCACCACACCTACGTGATCGCCTCCGACGGCGACCTGATGGAGGGCGTCGCCTCCGAGGCCTCGAGCCTCGCGGGGCACTGGAAGCTGGGGAAGCTGATCGTCCTCTGGGACGACAACCGCATCTCCATCGACGGTTCCACTTCGCTGGCCTTCAGCGAGGACGTGCTGGCGCGTTACAAGGCCTACGGCTGGCAGACCCTGATCGTCGAGGACGGCAACGACACCGGCGAGATCCGCGCGGCCATCGAGGTCGCCCGGGCCCACACCGCCGCCCCGACGCTGATCGCCGTGCGCACCCACATCGGCTTCGGCAGCCCCAAGCAGGACACTCCGGACGCCCACGGAGCGCCGCTGGGTGAGGAGGCGCTGGCGGCCGCCCGTGAGAAGCTGGGCTGGCCCTACGGCCCCTTCGAGATCCCCGAGGAGGTCTACGCCCATTACCGCCGCGCCCTGGACAAGGGGCTCGCGGCCCAGGAGGCCTGGGAACAGCGTTTCGAGGCCTACAGCTGGGAGTTCCCCGAGCTGGGCGAGGAGTTCACCCGCAGGGTCGTCCAGGGGGCGCTGCCCGCGGGCTGGCGCGAGCGCCTGCCGCGCTTCGAGGCGGACGCCAAGGTGGCCACCCGCAAGGCCAGCGGCCAGGTGCTGGCCGCGCTCTCGCCTCACCTGCCCGAGCTGCTCGGCGGTTCGGCCGACCTGACGCCCTCGAACAACACCAAGGCCCCCGACATGGCCGACTTCTCGCCCGAGAACCCGACGGGCCGCTACATCCACTACGGCGTGCGCGAGCACGCGATGGGGGCGATCCTGAACGGGCTGGCGCTGCACGGGGGCTTCCGCCCCTACGGCGGCACCTTCCTGGTCTTCTCCGACTACATGCGCGGGGCGGTGCGCCTGGCGGCGCTGATGGGCACCCCCGTCGTCTACGTCTGGACCCACGACTCGATCGCCATCGGCGAGGACGGCCCCACCCACCAGCCCGTCGAGCACCTGATGAGCCTGCGGGCGCTGCCAAACCTGTGGGTGATCCGCCCCGCCGACGCCGCCGAGACCGCCGTGGCCTGGAGGATGGCGCTCGAGCGCACCTCCGGCCCCACCGCGCTGATCCTCACCCGCCAGGGGCTGCCGGTGCTCGACCGCGGGCGCTACGCCCCGGCCGAGGAGGCCCTGAAGGGGGGGTACGTCCTCAGCGAACCCTCGGATCCGCCGCGCGGCGTCCTCGTCGCCACCGGCAGCGAGGTGGCCCTGGCGCTCGCCGCGCAGGAGCGGTTGGCGGCCGAGGGGCTGCCCGTCCGCGTCGTCAGCCTGCCCTGTTTCGAGGCCTTCGAGGCCCAGGACGCCGCCTACCGGCGCGCGGTGCTGCCGCCCGAGCTGCCGGCGCTCGCCGTCGAGGCCGGGGCCACGCTGGGCTGGGAGCGCTACGCCGACGAGGTGATCGGCCTCGACCGCTTCGGGGCCAGCGCCCCCGGCGAGGTCGTCTACCGCGAACTGGGCTTCACCGCGGAGCACGTGGCCGAGCGGATGAAGGCCCTGCTGGAAAGGTAG